A region from the Aeromicrobium choanae genome encodes:
- a CDS encoding alcohol dehydrogenase catalytic domain-containing protein, translating to MRALVLDAVRARPEIREVPEPAAPDGGVVVRVVATGLCRSDWHAWAGHDDGVAFPHVPGHELAGVISEVGPGVTLWQVGDRVTVPFVAGCGTCEWCLAGDAQVCPDQQQPGFTYWGSFAEYVAVHAADANLVRIPESVDFATAASLGCRFATAYRALVGRARVVEGEWVTVVGAGGVGLSSVMIARALGARVIAVDRNAEALAVAADLGAEHTLLTESGLSGAPDPAPAATFVSAFAAEAGREPNRFTNVARAVADLTGGGSHVAVDAVGSEQTCADAVLSLRRRGRLAQVGLLPAIEGHPRVPMERVIGWELDLLGSHGMAAADYPGMMALIEQGALEPQRLIERTIGLDEAAALLPVFDRAKLAGMTIIDPRR from the coding sequence ATGCGCGCGCTCGTCCTCGATGCCGTCCGGGCCCGGCCGGAGATCCGTGAGGTCCCCGAGCCGGCGGCTCCGGACGGTGGAGTGGTGGTCCGCGTGGTCGCCACGGGCCTGTGCCGGAGCGACTGGCACGCGTGGGCCGGCCACGACGACGGCGTCGCGTTCCCCCACGTGCCGGGCCACGAGCTGGCGGGTGTGATCTCCGAGGTCGGGCCGGGCGTCACGCTCTGGCAGGTGGGCGACCGCGTCACGGTTCCGTTCGTCGCCGGCTGCGGCACCTGTGAGTGGTGCCTGGCCGGCGACGCGCAGGTCTGCCCCGACCAGCAGCAGCCCGGCTTCACCTACTGGGGCTCGTTCGCCGAGTACGTGGCGGTGCACGCCGCCGACGCCAACCTCGTGCGGATCCCCGAGTCGGTCGACTTCGCGACCGCGGCCAGCCTGGGCTGCCGTTTCGCGACGGCCTACCGCGCGTTGGTCGGGCGCGCTCGCGTCGTCGAGGGCGAGTGGGTCACGGTGGTCGGCGCCGGGGGAGTGGGCCTGAGCTCGGTCATGATCGCCCGCGCGCTCGGCGCCCGCGTCATCGCCGTGGACCGCAACGCGGAGGCGCTCGCCGTCGCCGCCGACCTCGGCGCCGAGCACACGCTGCTCACGGAGTCGGGCCTCTCCGGGGCCCCTGACCCCGCGCCCGCCGCGACTTTTGTGTCAGCATTCGCCGCGGAAGCCGGGCGGGAGCCGAACCGCTTCACAAATGTGGCCCGGGCTGTCGCGGACCTCACCGGCGGCGGCAGTCACGTCGCGGTGGACGCAGTCGGGAGCGAGCAGACCTGCGCCGACGCGGTCCTCAGCCTCCGCCGTCGCGGCCGCCTCGCCCAGGTGGGCCTGCTCCCGGCCATCGAGGGCCACCCGCGCGTCCCGATGGAGCGCGTCATCGGCTGGGAGCTCGACCTCCTCGGGAGCCACGGCATGGCCGCCGCCGACTACCCGGGCATGATGGCGCTCATCGAGCAGGGCGCGCTCGAGCCGCAGCGCCTCATCGAGCGCACCATCGGCCTCGACGAGGCCGCGGCCCTGCTCCCGGTCTTCGACCGGGCGAAGCTCGCCGGCATGACGATCATCGACCCGAGGCGCTGA
- a CDS encoding ABC transporter ATP-binding protein — MIDLAHITLTFPDGTSRVTAIDDASLHVEAGSTVGITGPSGSGKSSLLAVASTLTTPDRGTVTIDGIEASGLSLPERAELRRTRVGLVFQQSNLLSSLTAFEQLLVMNELTTDRRRRGARHAARNRAAELLEAVGLSRDAGKRPSQLSGGQRQRVNIARALMHRPSVLIVDEPTSALDQERGTQIVDLLLRLTAEHDTATILVTHDQRILPRLTSAHMMIDGRLRPLEQDASVSASGR; from the coding sequence ATGATCGACCTCGCCCACATCACCCTGACCTTCCCCGACGGCACATCCCGCGTCACCGCGATCGACGACGCCAGCCTGCACGTCGAGGCCGGATCCACGGTGGGCATCACGGGCCCGTCCGGATCCGGGAAGTCCAGCCTGCTGGCCGTCGCCTCCACGCTGACCACGCCCGACCGCGGCACCGTCACCATCGACGGCATCGAGGCATCCGGGCTCTCCCTGCCCGAGCGGGCCGAGCTCCGCCGCACGCGAGTGGGACTGGTCTTCCAGCAGTCGAACCTGTTGTCCTCCTTGACCGCCTTCGAGCAGCTGCTCGTGATGAACGAGCTCACGACCGACCGCCGGCGCCGTGGCGCACGGCACGCGGCCAGGAACCGAGCCGCCGAGCTCCTCGAGGCCGTCGGCCTGAGCCGGGACGCCGGCAAACGACCGTCGCAGCTCTCGGGTGGACAACGCCAGCGCGTCAACATCGCCCGCGCCCTGATGCACCGTCCCTCCGTGCTGATCGTCGACGAGCCCACCAGCGCGCTCGACCAGGAACGCGGCACCCAGATCGTCGACCTGCTGCTGCGGCTCACGGCCGAGCACGACACGGCGACGATCCTGGTCACGCACGACCAGCGGATCCTGCCTCGTCTGACCAGTGCCCACATGATGATCGACGGACGGCTGCGCCCCCTCGAGCAGGACGCGTCCGTCAGCGCCTCGGGTCGATGA
- a CDS encoding ABC transporter permease, with protein MFVAWRDLKVAKGRFALIAVVVTLITVLVTFLAGLTGGLAQQNVSAITSLDADRIVFAASDDEAPSYADSAVSRAQAADWARQDGVTAVHPLGISTGRVSAADRHETVALFGGGPPSSSEASPRPGHVVLGTETADELRVDAGDPVRIADRTFVVDATRDASWYSHLPVANLALEDWQELAARPGEPATFATVLAVSGSEIDFGAADAGAGTESTGVLSSLTALGSFKSEIGSLLLMVGMLFGISALVVGAFFTVWSIQRQPDIAVLKALGATNRMLTFDALGQAAVVLLLGVTTGIGVTAVLGTAAGAALPFILSPLTTLLPGLIMTALGLAGAGLATRSVTRIDPLTALGSNR; from the coding sequence ATGTTCGTCGCCTGGCGCGACCTGAAAGTGGCCAAGGGGCGATTCGCGCTCATCGCGGTCGTCGTCACCCTCATCACCGTCCTCGTCACCTTCCTGGCCGGACTCACCGGAGGGCTGGCCCAGCAGAACGTCTCGGCCATCACGTCGCTCGACGCGGACCGCATCGTGTTCGCGGCCTCGGACGACGAGGCGCCGTCCTACGCCGACTCGGCGGTCTCGCGGGCCCAGGCAGCCGACTGGGCGCGCCAGGACGGAGTGACCGCCGTCCACCCGCTGGGCATCAGCACCGGACGCGTCTCGGCCGCCGACCGGCACGAGACCGTCGCACTGTTCGGTGGCGGTCCGCCCTCATCCAGCGAGGCGTCACCTCGACCCGGCCACGTCGTCCTCGGCACGGAGACGGCGGACGAGTTGCGCGTCGACGCCGGGGATCCGGTCCGGATCGCCGACCGGACCTTCGTCGTCGACGCCACGCGGGACGCGTCCTGGTACTCCCACCTGCCGGTGGCGAACCTCGCGCTGGAGGACTGGCAGGAGCTCGCCGCAAGGCCCGGCGAGCCGGCGACGTTCGCCACCGTCCTGGCGGTCTCCGGGTCGGAGATCGACTTCGGCGCTGCCGACGCCGGCGCGGGCACCGAGTCCACGGGAGTGCTGTCCTCGCTCACGGCCCTCGGGTCGTTCAAGTCCGAGATCGGATCACTGCTGCTCATGGTGGGGATGCTCTTCGGCATCTCGGCTCTGGTCGTCGGCGCGTTCTTCACCGTGTGGAGCATCCAGCGACAACCGGACATCGCGGTGCTCAAGGCGCTCGGCGCCACGAACCGCATGCTCACGTTCGACGCCTTGGGACAGGCCGCCGTCGTCCTGCTCCTGGGCGTGACGACGGGAATCGGGGTGACCGCTGTGCTGGGCACCGCGGCCGGCGCTGCCTTGCCCTTCATCCTGAGTCCGCTGACGACGCTGCTGCCCGGGCTCATCATGACCGCACTCGGGCTCGCCGGCGCCGGGCTCGCCACCCGATCCGTCACCCGGATCGACCCCCTCACCGCCCTCGGGAGCAACCGATGA
- a CDS encoding sensor histidine kinase, with protein sequence MKRDESSGRIGPISTWLSMSLHALVVALIAILVLNSTDGTLAHGVAVLSLSTLFAATYVLGVLPDGALPEPGRRGTWWIGALTLEWLALLWLSVEATYLVFALFFLYLRLLGTVRGIVAVIGTTLVAICAFGLHRGFDVAGIVGPVLGAGVAIVIGLGYEALNREVARRQRLIEELTRTRDQLAVAEHAAGVVAERERLAREIHDTVSQSLSSVIMLLHAAQRSGPGTEKGGERLEQARQAATEALAETREFIHALAPPALRNAGIGDALVRLGARTRDTTGLQVEVAVPEDTGIVPTPVETALLRIAQGAIANVIQHAHATRVDLTLTRLDDEIILDIVDAGVGFDPAHLGTLGDGSTSFGLAAMQERATSLGGRLVVESRPGHGTSVVASFAVAP encoded by the coding sequence GTGAAGCGGGACGAAAGCAGTGGTCGGATCGGCCCGATCTCGACGTGGCTCTCGATGTCCCTGCACGCTCTCGTGGTCGCTCTGATCGCGATCCTGGTGCTCAACTCCACCGACGGCACCCTCGCGCACGGCGTCGCGGTGCTCTCGCTCTCGACGCTTTTCGCCGCCACGTACGTCCTCGGCGTCCTGCCGGACGGCGCGTTGCCCGAGCCCGGACGTCGGGGCACGTGGTGGATCGGAGCCCTGACCCTGGAGTGGCTCGCGCTGTTGTGGCTGAGCGTGGAGGCGACCTACTTGGTCTTCGCCCTGTTCTTCCTCTACCTGCGCCTGCTCGGCACGGTGCGGGGCATCGTCGCAGTGATCGGCACGACGTTGGTGGCGATCTGCGCCTTCGGGCTGCACCGGGGCTTCGACGTCGCCGGCATCGTCGGGCCGGTCCTGGGAGCGGGAGTCGCCATCGTGATCGGGCTGGGCTACGAGGCCCTGAATCGCGAGGTCGCGCGACGGCAGCGGCTGATCGAGGAGCTGACGCGGACCCGTGACCAGCTGGCGGTCGCCGAGCACGCCGCCGGGGTGGTGGCCGAGCGCGAGCGGCTGGCGCGGGAGATCCACGACACCGTCTCGCAGTCCCTCTCGAGCGTCATCATGCTGCTGCACGCTGCGCAACGCAGCGGTCCCGGCACGGAGAAGGGCGGCGAGCGGCTGGAGCAGGCACGACAGGCGGCCACCGAGGCCTTGGCGGAGACCCGCGAGTTCATCCATGCCCTCGCCCCGCCGGCGTTGAGGAACGCCGGCATCGGGGATGCGCTGGTGCGCCTGGGAGCACGGACACGGGACACCACCGGTCTGCAGGTCGAGGTCGCCGTGCCGGAAGACACCGGCATCGTGCCCACGCCCGTGGAGACGGCACTCCTGCGGATCGCCCAGGGTGCGATCGCCAACGTGATCCAGCACGCGCACGCCACTCGGGTCGACCTGACCCTGACGCGGCTGGACGACGAGATCATCCTCGACATCGTCGACGCCGGCGTCGGGTTCGACCCGGCTCACCTCGGCACGCTCGGCGACGGCTCCACGTCGTTCGGGCTGGCGGCGATGCAGGAGCGCGCCACCTCCCTCGGTGGGCGACTCGTCGTGGAGTCGCGTCCGGGGCACGGCACCAGCGTCGTGGCGAGCTTCGCGGTGGCCCCATGA
- a CDS encoding response regulator: MSVRVLVVDDHPLMRAALSALFETEGTIEVVAAVGSTSEALDEARRSHPDVVLMDLQFNRVFEGARATREIRELPDPPAVLVLTNFDTDADVIEAIEAGAAGYLLKDAAPEEITAAIHAAAAGQTALSPSVATRLLARMQQPQTSLSARELEVLSLVAAGHSNTDIARRLHLSETTVKSHLAHIYPKLGVNSRTAAVAEARRRGVIGRA, from the coding sequence ATGAGCGTGCGCGTCCTCGTCGTCGACGACCACCCGCTCATGCGGGCCGCTCTCTCGGCCCTGTTCGAGACCGAGGGGACGATCGAGGTCGTCGCGGCCGTGGGCTCCACCTCGGAGGCACTCGACGAGGCCAGACGGAGTCATCCGGACGTCGTGCTGATGGACCTGCAGTTCAACCGCGTCTTCGAGGGTGCGCGGGCCACGCGCGAGATCCGCGAGCTGCCGGATCCGCCAGCGGTGCTCGTCCTGACGAACTTCGACACCGACGCGGACGTCATCGAGGCCATCGAGGCGGGTGCCGCCGGATACCTGCTGAAGGACGCCGCTCCGGAGGAGATCACCGCGGCGATCCATGCCGCCGCCGCAGGGCAGACCGCGCTCTCACCCTCGGTCGCGACGCGCCTCCTCGCGCGGATGCAGCAGCCGCAGACGTCCCTGAGCGCGCGAGAGCTCGAGGTGCTCAGCCTGGTCGCCGCGGGGCACAGCAACACCGACATCGCCCGTCGGCTGCACCTGAGCGAGACCACCGTGAAGTCCCACCTGGCGCACATCTACCCGAAGCTGGGCGTGAACTCGCGCACTGCGGCGGTCGCCGAGGCACGCCGCAGGGGTGTCATCGGCCGCGCCTGA
- a CDS encoding DEAD/DEAH box helicase produces the protein MLDVPYGTQVDGATWHPAVKTHLHVGRALPEHLAPYAPGPHTLGRFIENSLNPNHPTPSPEPTDELEPRRIQFEAADAIAARAAAGGRQFLLADEPGVGKTISAVLGATAVGDLRGARRVLVVADRPAAITIGHWCRTITALGDGGLEWVVITWDRLEKVKDHTWDVIIADEAHALRRTTTKRWKLWARISGHGRPHDKAPFVIATTATPGHTPLELPYLAPSYAQVLGEPMKEWTSATQPAAVFADALERHGVGVERGRYGATWTTDPARRAADLKLVRGWLAEERPPAMLHRSAPWGPVPIFGMPVALTPAERTAYESEWGQFCREMDVARRGRNVAKGRSALLRFRQKAGLIRVDSTVAWIAQQVEAERQVACSVEFVATAADPIADRLRETGIEVASIYGRDRFDVEAERLRFQTGQAKVCVFTTVASISLHAGETLADGRRGSTEPRVGIFHQARFSGIAGRQVTGRTHRDHQVSPWHIAYAEGTVEEQVGRVMVERIAAASDTAGGDTSGFSELAQLLGADWLPATALTEDGV, from the coding sequence GTGCTCGACGTTCCGTATGGGACACAGGTCGACGGCGCCACCTGGCACCCGGCGGTCAAGACCCATCTCCACGTCGGACGCGCGTTGCCCGAACACCTCGCCCCCTACGCTCCGGGACCCCACACGCTCGGTCGATTCATCGAGAACTCCCTCAACCCAAACCATCCGACGCCGAGCCCCGAACCGACCGACGAACTTGAGCCTCGGAGGATCCAGTTCGAGGCGGCCGACGCGATCGCGGCGCGTGCCGCGGCGGGCGGGCGGCAGTTCCTGCTGGCCGACGAGCCCGGCGTGGGCAAGACGATCTCCGCGGTTCTCGGCGCGACGGCGGTGGGAGATCTCCGCGGTGCGCGGCGGGTGCTGGTTGTGGCCGACCGACCCGCGGCGATCACGATCGGGCACTGGTGCCGCACGATCACGGCACTCGGCGACGGCGGCCTCGAATGGGTGGTCATCACGTGGGACCGGTTGGAGAAGGTCAAGGACCACACGTGGGACGTGATCATCGCGGACGAGGCTCACGCGCTGCGACGCACCACGACGAAGCGATGGAAGCTCTGGGCCCGGATCTCCGGACACGGGCGACCGCACGACAAGGCGCCGTTCGTGATCGCGACCACCGCGACGCCCGGGCACACGCCACTCGAGCTGCCGTACCTCGCTCCGTCCTATGCGCAGGTGCTCGGCGAGCCGATGAAGGAGTGGACCTCAGCGACGCAGCCCGCAGCCGTGTTCGCCGACGCGCTCGAGCGCCACGGCGTCGGGGTGGAGCGCGGGCGCTACGGCGCGACGTGGACCACCGACCCCGCTCGGCGCGCGGCGGACCTCAAGCTGGTGCGTGGCTGGCTGGCCGAGGAACGGCCACCGGCGATGCTGCACCGCTCCGCACCGTGGGGGCCGGTGCCGATCTTCGGCATGCCCGTGGCGCTCACCCCGGCGGAACGGACGGCCTATGAGTCCGAATGGGGCCAGTTCTGTCGTGAGATGGACGTCGCCCGGCGCGGCCGCAATGTCGCGAAGGGCCGCTCCGCGCTGCTGCGCTTCCGGCAGAAGGCCGGACTGATCCGCGTCGACTCGACCGTCGCCTGGATCGCCCAGCAGGTCGAGGCCGAGCGCCAGGTCGCGTGCTCCGTCGAGTTCGTGGCGACCGCCGCCGACCCGATCGCCGACCGACTGCGCGAGACCGGCATCGAGGTCGCCAGCATCTACGGCCGCGACCGGTTCGACGTCGAAGCCGAGCGGCTCCGGTTCCAGACGGGACAGGCGAAGGTCTGCGTGTTCACGACAGTCGCCTCGATCAGTCTGCACGCCGGCGAGACCCTCGCCGACGGTCGCCGTGGGAGCACCGAGCCGCGGGTCGGCATCTTCCACCAAGCGCGATTCTCGGGCATCGCCGGACGGCAGGTGACCGGCCGAACCCACCGCGACCACCAGGTCTCGCCGTGGCACATCGCCTACGCCGAGGGCACCGTGGAGGAACAGGTCGGCAGAGTCATGGTGGAGCGGATCGCCGCAGCCTCCGACACCGCGGGAGGCGACACCTCGGGCTTCAGCGAGCTCGCCCAGCTCCTCGGGGCCGACTGGCTGCCCGCGACGGCCCTGACCGAGGACGGAGTCTGA
- a CDS encoding class II glutamine amidotransferase, which translates to MCRVLAYLGSEVPLEDLLLKPENSLINQALDPERHPQLQLAGWGFGAWSEHLLKADKPFLYHRPMAAFYDDNVAGIVPSLQVSTMLAHVRAADYNSKTVLADENCHPFSFEGTPWIVAQNGDVPNWQLLQRELLQHCKDEYLEQMVGTTDTEFLYVLLLSLLESNSDEDVKRAFEQVMRLLVQAMKDLDLPALAKLKLALVSPNRIIGVNVGTGHHGEPDPAGDWEELRKSGPGTDDYALSMLLEPMYLLMGRHFDHDGPTYDFEECTVSDATGVIFASEPLTDSKADWGTLEFGEIVFLERDGEKISKTVDKLKV; encoded by the coding sequence ATGTGCCGCGTTCTGGCCTATCTCGGATCAGAAGTACCGCTGGAAGACCTGCTGCTCAAGCCTGAGAACAGCCTCATCAACCAGGCCCTCGATCCAGAGCGCCACCCTCAGCTCCAGCTGGCCGGCTGGGGATTCGGAGCGTGGAGCGAGCATCTGCTCAAGGCGGACAAGCCGTTCCTCTACCACCGCCCCATGGCTGCCTTCTACGACGACAACGTCGCCGGCATCGTGCCGAGCCTCCAGGTCAGCACCATGCTCGCCCATGTGAGAGCGGCGGACTACAACTCCAAGACCGTGCTGGCCGACGAGAACTGCCACCCCTTCTCCTTCGAGGGGACTCCGTGGATCGTCGCGCAGAACGGTGACGTGCCGAACTGGCAGCTCCTGCAGCGCGAGCTGCTGCAGCACTGCAAGGACGAGTACCTGGAGCAGATGGTGGGCACCACGGACACCGAGTTCCTCTACGTGCTGCTGCTGTCCCTGCTCGAGAGCAACAGCGACGAGGACGTGAAGCGCGCCTTCGAGCAGGTCATGAGACTCCTCGTGCAGGCGATGAAGGACCTCGATCTGCCGGCACTGGCCAAGCTGAAGCTGGCCCTGGTCTCCCCGAACCGGATCATCGGGGTCAACGTCGGCACCGGGCACCACGGTGAGCCTGATCCGGCGGGGGACTGGGAGGAGCTGCGCAAGTCCGGCCCCGGCACGGACGACTACGCCCTCTCCATGCTCCTGGAGCCGATGTACCTGCTGATGGGTCGCCACTTCGACCACGACGGCCCGACCTACGACTTCGAGGAGTGCACCGTCTCGGACGCGACCGGCGTCATCTTCGCCTCCGAGCCGTTGACCGACAGCAAGGCCGACTGGGGCACGTTGGAGTTCGGCGAGATCGTGTTCCTCGAGAGGGACGGCGAGAAGATCTCCAAGACCGTCGACAAGCTGAAGGTGTAG
- the pyrR gene encoding bifunctional pyr operon transcriptional regulator/uracil phosphoribosyltransferase PyrR, whose protein sequence is MRRRRRSGLSTVMDATDISRALTRITHEILERNRDAEGVVILGIPTRGVELAERIAAKMAEVEGTTIKPGALDVTMYRDDLRLKAPRALEATNVPEDIDGRVVVLVDDVLMSGRTIRAALDALSDLGRPKAVQLAVLVDRGHRELPIRADFVGKNLPTSKTEKVRVRLTDTDGAADSVSIEGSDA, encoded by the coding sequence GTGAGGCGGAGAAGGAGGTCGGGCTTGAGCACCGTCATGGATGCCACCGACATCTCGCGTGCGCTGACACGCATCACCCACGAGATCCTCGAGCGCAATCGCGACGCCGAAGGCGTGGTGATCCTGGGGATTCCGACCCGCGGGGTCGAGCTCGCCGAGCGGATTGCCGCGAAGATGGCCGAGGTCGAGGGGACCACCATCAAGCCGGGCGCGCTCGACGTCACGATGTACCGCGACGACCTTCGCCTGAAGGCTCCCCGCGCGCTCGAGGCCACCAACGTCCCCGAGGACATCGACGGCCGCGTCGTCGTCCTGGTCGACGACGTCCTCATGAGCGGCCGCACGATCCGGGCCGCGCTCGACGCGCTGAGCGACCTCGGTCGCCCCAAGGCGGTCCAGTTGGCCGTCCTCGTAGACCGCGGTCACCGCGAGCTGCCGATCCGCGCCGACTTCGTGGGCAAGAACCTGCCCACCTCGAAGACCGAGAAGGTCCGGGTCCGGCTCACCGACACCGACGGTGCTGCCGACTCGGTCTCGATCGAGGGGAGCGACGCATGA
- a CDS encoding aspartate carbamoyltransferase catalytic subunit — protein MKHLLSAGDLSRDEATLILDTAEQLLSVAQRPIKKLPTLRGRTIVNLFFEDSTRTRISFEAAAKRLSADVINFSAKGSSVSKGESLKDTALTLQAMGADAVVIRHHASGAPHRLATSEWSKGAVVNAGDGTHEHPTQALLDAFTMRSRLGDLAGKNVTIVGDVLHSRVARSNALLLDTLGANVTLVAPPTLLPVGVETWPVETSYDLDASLEKADAVMMLRVQRERMNASFFPSAREYSRRYGLDVARMNRLPDHALVLHPGPMNRGMEINADVADSDRSVIVEQVTNGVAVRMAVLYLLLGGATEGETA, from the coding sequence ATGAAGCACCTCCTGAGCGCCGGCGACCTGAGCCGCGACGAGGCCACCTTGATCCTCGACACCGCCGAGCAGCTGCTGAGCGTCGCCCAGCGTCCGATCAAGAAGCTGCCCACCCTGCGCGGCCGCACGATCGTCAACCTGTTCTTCGAGGACTCCACGAGGACCCGGATCAGCTTCGAGGCCGCCGCCAAGCGCCTCTCGGCCGACGTCATCAACTTCAGCGCCAAGGGCTCCAGCGTCAGCAAGGGCGAGAGCCTCAAGGACACCGCGCTCACCCTTCAGGCCATGGGCGCCGACGCGGTCGTCATCCGCCACCACGCCTCGGGCGCGCCACACCGCCTCGCCACCTCCGAGTGGTCCAAGGGCGCCGTGGTCAACGCCGGCGACGGCACCCACGAGCACCCCACCCAGGCCCTGCTCGACGCCTTCACGATGCGCTCGCGCCTGGGCGACCTGGCCGGCAAGAACGTCACGATCGTCGGCGACGTCCTGCACAGCCGCGTCGCCCGCTCGAACGCGCTGCTGCTCGACACGCTGGGCGCGAACGTCACGCTCGTCGCCCCGCCCACGCTGTTGCCGGTGGGCGTCGAGACCTGGCCGGTCGAGACCTCCTACGACCTCGACGCCAGCCTCGAAAAGGCCGACGCGGTCATGATGCTGCGGGTCCAGCGCGAGCGGATGAACGCCTCGTTCTTCCCCAGCGCCCGCGAGTACAGCCGCCGCTACGGGCTCGACGTCGCCCGCATGAACCGACTGCCCGACCACGCACTCGTCCTGCACCCCGGACCCATGAACCGGGGCATGGAGATCAACGCCGACGTGGCCGACAGCGACCGCTCGGTCATCGTCGAGCAGGTCACCAACGGCGTCGCCGTCCGCATGGCCGTCCTGTACCTGCTGCTGGGTGGCGCCACCGAGGGAGAAACTGCATGA
- a CDS encoding dihydroorotase: MSTVIKGARILGDEATDILIEDGVITAIGADLSGDETVDATGLIALPGLVDLHTHLREPGREDAETVLTGTQAAARGGFTCVFAMANTEPVADTAGVVEQVWRLGREHGYADVQPIGAVTVGLAGERLSELGAMADSAAQVRVFSDDGKCVSDAVLMRRALEYVKAFDGVIAQHAQEPRLTEGAQMNEGPLSGELGLTGWPAVAEEAIIARDVLLAEHVGSRLHVCHLSTRGSVEIVRWAKSRGIDVTAEVTPHHLLLDDELVRSYDPIFKVNPPLRSKDDVLAVREGLADGTIDIVATDHAPHPMEDKECEWGAAAFGMIGLETALSIVQQTMVDTGALTWSRVAEVMSANPARIGRATSHGRPLAVGEPAHVVLYDPSVTRTIEPADTASLSRNTPYAGRELPGRVVATFLAGKPTVLEGKLL; encoded by the coding sequence ATGAGCACCGTCATCAAGGGCGCCCGGATCCTGGGCGACGAGGCCACCGACATCCTCATCGAGGACGGGGTCATCACCGCGATCGGCGCCGACCTCAGCGGCGACGAGACCGTGGACGCCACGGGCCTCATCGCCCTGCCCGGCCTGGTCGACCTGCACACCCACCTGCGCGAGCCCGGCCGCGAGGACGCCGAGACCGTCCTCACCGGAACCCAGGCCGCCGCGCGCGGCGGGTTCACGTGCGTCTTCGCGATGGCCAACACCGAGCCCGTCGCCGACACCGCCGGCGTCGTCGAGCAGGTCTGGCGCCTCGGCCGCGAGCACGGCTACGCCGACGTGCAGCCCATCGGCGCCGTCACCGTCGGACTGGCGGGGGAGCGGCTCTCCGAGCTCGGCGCGATGGCCGACTCGGCCGCCCAGGTGCGCGTCTTCAGCGACGACGGCAAGTGCGTCAGCGACGCCGTCCTCATGCGCCGCGCGCTGGAGTACGTCAAGGCGTTCGACGGCGTCATCGCCCAGCACGCGCAGGAGCCGCGCCTCACCGAGGGCGCCCAGATGAACGAGGGCCCGCTCTCGGGCGAGCTCGGCCTCACCGGCTGGCCCGCGGTCGCCGAGGAGGCGATCATCGCCCGCGACGTCCTGCTGGCCGAGCACGTCGGCAGCCGCCTGCACGTGTGCCACCTGTCCACGCGCGGCTCGGTCGAGATCGTGCGCTGGGCCAAGAGCCGCGGCATCGACGTCACCGCCGAGGTCACGCCCCACCACCTGCTGCTCGACGACGAGCTGGTGCGCAGCTACGACCCGATCTTCAAGGTCAACCCGCCGCTGCGCAGCAAGGACGACGTCCTCGCCGTCCGCGAGGGCCTGGCGGACGGCACGATCGACATCGTCGCCACCGACCACGCTCCGCACCCCATGGAGGACAAGGAGTGCGAGTGGGGTGCCGCCGCCTTCGGGATGATCGGGCTCGAGACCGCGCTGTCGATCGTGCAGCAGACCATGGTCGACACCGGCGCGCTCACCTGGAGCCGTGTCGCGGAGGTCATGAGCGCCAACCCGGCGCGCATCGGCCGAGCCACCTCCCACGGCCGTCCGCTCGCGGTCGGTGAGCCGGCCCACGTCGTGCTCTACGACCCGTCGGTCACCCGTACGATCGAACCCGCCGACACCGCGAGCCTCTCGCGCAACACGCCGTACGCCGGAAGGGAACTCCCGGGCCGCGTGGTCGCGACGTTCCTCGCCGGCAAGCCCACCGTCCTGGAAGGAAAGCTGCTTTGA